Proteins found in one Aquibium microcysteis genomic segment:
- the sufD gene encoding Fe-S cluster assembly protein SufD has translation MNMHAKPQRTQAETALIDGFVARFSDLPGNEAVIRCRDDAVERLKAGLPTRRVEAWHYTDLRRLLAIVPAHDAAARAKPLPSLLAGSTVLPVLNGVAANAPRVEGVTVVPLEQKLADGSMAPAMAAGEAADVIAPLNAAFVTDGWFLDIAEGAAVEAPIELQNVQAGGQAHVRFPVRVGAGARATIVERQSGSGDALVSSVSHMTVGEGAEVTWVILQEQPAGATHFGQFNAVLAKDATLTLFVMNTGGKLVRQEIKVDANGEGAVFNLRGVNLLTGDSHTDVTMVLDHSAPVTTSSEIIRNVVTGKARGVFQGQIRVDRLAQKTDAKMACNTLLLSDEGEFSAKPELEIFADDVACGHGATVTEIDRSHLFYLMARGVPEKLARGLLVKAFVAEVIEELEDEALVSALEERLEAWFAKNG, from the coding sequence ATGAACATGCACGCGAAGCCCCAGAGGACGCAGGCCGAGACGGCGCTCATCGACGGCTTCGTCGCGCGCTTCTCGGACCTGCCCGGCAACGAGGCGGTGATCCGCTGCCGCGACGATGCGGTCGAACGGCTGAAGGCTGGCCTGCCGACCCGTCGCGTCGAGGCCTGGCACTACACGGACCTGCGTCGGCTGCTGGCGATCGTTCCGGCCCATGACGCGGCGGCCCGCGCGAAGCCATTGCCGTCGCTGCTCGCGGGTTCGACCGTCCTGCCGGTCCTGAACGGTGTCGCGGCCAATGCGCCGCGCGTCGAAGGCGTGACCGTCGTCCCGCTCGAGCAGAAGCTTGCCGACGGGTCGATGGCGCCCGCGATGGCGGCCGGCGAAGCGGCCGACGTCATCGCGCCGCTCAATGCGGCCTTCGTGACCGACGGCTGGTTCCTCGACATCGCCGAGGGCGCCGCCGTCGAGGCTCCGATCGAACTGCAGAACGTCCAGGCCGGCGGCCAGGCGCATGTCCGCTTTCCGGTGCGGGTCGGCGCGGGCGCCAGGGCCACCATCGTCGAGCGCCAGAGCGGCAGCGGCGACGCGCTGGTGTCCTCCGTCAGCCACATGACGGTGGGCGAGGGTGCGGAGGTCACCTGGGTGATCCTGCAGGAACAGCCGGCAGGCGCGACCCATTTCGGTCAATTCAATGCGGTGCTGGCGAAGGACGCGACGCTGACGCTCTTCGTGATGAACACCGGCGGCAAGTTGGTGCGCCAGGAGATCAAGGTGGACGCGAATGGCGAAGGCGCGGTCTTCAATCTGCGCGGCGTCAACCTGCTCACCGGCGACAGCCACACCGACGTGACCATGGTGCTCGACCATTCGGCACCCGTCACCACGTCGTCCGAAATCATCCGCAACGTCGTGACGGGCAAGGCCCGCGGCGTCTTCCAGGGCCAGATCCGCGTCGACCGGCTGGCGCAGAAGACCGACGCCAAGATGGCCTGCAACACGCTGCTCCTGTCGGACGAAGGCGAGTTTTCGGCGAAGCCGGAACTCGAGATCTTCGCCGACGACGTGGCCTGCGGCCATGGCGCCACGGTGACCGAGATCGACCGCAGCCACCTGTTCTACCTGATGGCGCGCGGCGTGCCGGAGAAACTGGCGCGCGGCCTCCTGGTGAAGGCCTTCGTGGCCGAGGTCATCGAGGAACTGGAGGACGAGGCGCTGGTTTCGGCGCTGGAGGAACGGCTCGAGGCCTGGTTTGCGAAGAACGGGTGA
- the radC gene encoding RadC family protein, protein MGSEDEDERGFFSERNVVPARPPAARAVAKPHYAGHRERLRDRFVQAGADALADYELLELLLFRAIPRADTKPLAKALIDRFGSFAEVLGAPPRLLGEVKGVGPAVALEIKIAAAAAERMLKSTIRGRQVLTSWSAVIDYCRAAMAFETREQFRILFLDKKNALIADEVQQTGTVDHTPVYPREIVRRALELSSTAIILVHNHPSGDPTPSRADIEMTKLIVDSARPLGISVHDHIIIGKSGHASLKGLQLM, encoded by the coding sequence ATGGGCAGCGAAGACGAGGACGAGCGCGGCTTCTTCTCCGAACGCAACGTCGTCCCGGCGCGTCCACCGGCCGCGCGCGCCGTCGCCAAGCCCCATTATGCCGGCCATCGCGAGCGCCTGCGCGACCGTTTCGTCCAGGCGGGTGCGGACGCGCTTGCCGACTACGAACTGCTCGAACTCCTCCTCTTCCGCGCGATCCCGCGGGCCGACACGAAGCCGCTCGCCAAGGCGCTGATCGACCGCTTCGGCTCGTTCGCCGAGGTGCTCGGCGCGCCCCCTCGCCTGCTCGGCGAGGTCAAGGGCGTCGGCCCGGCGGTGGCGCTGGAGATCAAGATCGCCGCGGCGGCTGCCGAGCGCATGCTGAAGAGCACGATCCGCGGGCGCCAGGTGCTGACGTCGTGGAGCGCGGTGATCGACTACTGCCGCGCCGCGATGGCTTTCGAGACCCGCGAGCAGTTCCGCATCCTGTTCCTCGACAAGAAGAACGCGCTGATCGCCGACGAGGTGCAGCAGACCGGCACCGTCGACCACACCCCGGTCTATCCCCGCGAGATCGTGCGGCGCGCGCTGGAACTCTCCTCCACCGCCATCATTCTCGTCCACAACCATCCGTCCGGCGACCCGACACCGTCGCGCGCCGACATCGAGATGACGAAGCTGATCGTCGACTCGGCGAGACCACTCGGCATCTCCGTCCACGACCATATCATCATCGGCAAATCGGGACATGCGAGCCTGAAGGGTCTGCAGTTGATGTGA
- a CDS encoding cysteine desulfurase, whose product MADSVDLRAVDPRDKPEEDGRSYDVEAIRRDFPILSREVYGKPLVYLDNGASAQKPQVVIDAVARAYGSEYANVHRGLHFLSNASTDAYEKARESVRRFLNAPSVDEIVFTRNATESINTVAYGWGMPNIGEGDEIVLSIMEHHSNIVPWHFIRERQGAKLVWLPVDDDGAFHLADFEAALTDRTKLVAITQMSNALGTVTPIKEICRIAHERGIKVLVDGSQGAVHMPVDVQALGCDFYVFTGHKVYGPSGIGVLWGRMDLLETMRPFQGGGEMIEDVSMDRVTYNHPPHRFEAGTPPIVQAIGLGVALDYMDRIGRDRIAAHEATLRNYAHERLGAINSLRIFGNAPGKGAIVSFELQGIHAHDVSMLIDRSGVAVRAGTHCAQPLLKRFGVTSTCRASFGMYNTVAEIDVLAEALEKARKFFG is encoded by the coding sequence ATGGCCGATTCTGTTGATCTGAGGGCAGTTGATCCTCGGGACAAGCCCGAGGAAGACGGCCGATCCTACGATGTCGAGGCGATCCGCCGCGACTTTCCGATCCTGTCGCGCGAGGTCTACGGCAAGCCGCTGGTCTATCTCGACAACGGCGCTTCGGCGCAGAAGCCGCAGGTGGTGATCGACGCCGTCGCCAGGGCTTATGGCAGCGAATACGCCAACGTCCACCGCGGCCTGCACTTCCTGTCCAATGCCTCCACCGACGCCTACGAGAAGGCGCGCGAGAGCGTGCGGCGCTTCCTCAATGCGCCCTCCGTCGACGAGATCGTCTTCACCAGGAACGCGACGGAATCGATCAACACCGTCGCCTATGGCTGGGGCATGCCCAACATCGGCGAGGGCGACGAGATCGTGCTGTCGATCATGGAGCATCATTCCAACATCGTTCCCTGGCACTTCATCCGCGAGCGCCAGGGCGCGAAGCTGGTCTGGCTGCCGGTCGACGACGACGGCGCCTTCCATCTCGCCGACTTCGAGGCGGCGCTCACCGACCGCACGAAGCTCGTCGCCATCACGCAGATGTCGAATGCGCTCGGCACCGTGACGCCGATCAAGGAGATCTGCCGCATCGCGCACGAGCGCGGCATCAAGGTGCTGGTCGACGGCAGCCAGGGCGCGGTCCACATGCCGGTCGACGTCCAGGCCCTCGGCTGCGATTTCTACGTCTTCACCGGCCACAAGGTCTACGGTCCCTCCGGCATCGGCGTGCTGTGGGGACGGATGGACCTGCTGGAGACGATGCGACCCTTCCAGGGCGGCGGCGAGATGATCGAGGACGTCTCGATGGACCGCGTCACCTACAACCATCCGCCGCATCGCTTCGAGGCCGGCACGCCGCCGATCGTCCAGGCGATCGGGCTCGGCGTCGCGCTCGACTACATGGATCGGATCGGCCGCGACAGGATCGCCGCGCACGAGGCGACGCTGCGCAACTATGCGCATGAGCGGCTCGGCGCCATCAATTCGCTGCGCATCTTCGGCAACGCCCCGGGCAAGGGTGCCATCGTGTCGTTCGAGCTGCAGGGCATCCACGCCCACGACGTCTCGATGCTGATCGACCGGTCCGGTGTTGCGGTGCGGGCGGGCACCCATTGCGCCCAGCCGCTGCTGAAGCGCTTCGGCGTGACCTCGACATGCCGGGCGTCTTTCGGCATGTACAACACCGTGGCGGAGATCGACGTCCTCGCCGAAGCGCTGGAGAAGGCGCGGAAATTCTTCGGGTGA
- a CDS encoding methyltransferase domain-containing protein — MTNASIAGAALGAPVKADPYANTQSIEFRFRARRFAHVQRLIEAILAERGRADIVDLGGTETYWRIGADFIRANRHRLSITMINTEPQAIEDRDLFSFHVGSATDEALFADRRFDLVHSNSVIEHVGSWQAMEDFAANARRLAPRYYIQTPNFWFPYEPHFRFPGFQYLPAALRARLIMRLSLGFFRRIDDRAEADDIIRHHRLLSTREMAGLFPDAQVFHEKAFGLNKSIIAMCEGAPRGA, encoded by the coding sequence ATGACGAACGCATCGATTGCCGGCGCAGCTCTCGGCGCTCCGGTCAAGGCCGATCCATACGCCAACACGCAGAGCATCGAGTTCCGCTTCCGCGCGAGACGGTTCGCGCACGTCCAGCGGCTGATCGAGGCGATCCTGGCGGAGCGCGGCCGCGCCGACATCGTCGATCTGGGCGGCACCGAGACCTACTGGCGCATCGGCGCGGACTTCATCCGCGCCAACCGTCACCGGCTGTCGATCACCATGATCAACACCGAGCCGCAGGCGATCGAGGATCGCGATCTCTTTTCCTTCCACGTGGGCAGCGCAACGGACGAAGCCCTCTTCGCCGACCGCCGCTTCGACCTCGTCCACTCCAATTCGGTGATCGAGCATGTCGGCAGCTGGCAGGCCATGGAGGATTTCGCGGCCAATGCGCGCCGGCTGGCACCGCGCTACTATATCCAGACGCCGAACTTCTGGTTTCCCTACGAGCCGCATTTCCGGTTCCCCGGATTCCAGTACCTGCCGGCGGCGCTGCGGGCGCGGCTGATCATGCGCTTATCGCTGGGCTTCTTCCGCCGGATCGACGACCGGGCAGAGGCCGACGACATCATCCGGCACCACCGTCTGCTGTCGACGCGCGAAATGGCCGGGCTTTTTCCCGACGCGCAGGTGTTTCACGAGAAGGCGTTCGGGCTGAACAAGTCGATCATCGCCATGTGCGAAGGCGCCCCGCGCGGCGCCTGA
- a CDS encoding YcbK family protein — protein sequence MTTIAPRLGRKRLHSICVVAAAAFAASCSVTGEDSPRAGAPGFGSALASVLSEAKGQIAADGEGERAATSFAGAESGAQPPVTGASEAGLPAAVGFVPAENPATRTATAAPQTAAAPVEPARRPAAETPAPATAATTDPSEPPAAAGKRGFLASLFSSDPAAAAAAPRPVTGLDDKPKDDSPVEPTKPLVKLASTGKPGESRRVFSDDPLPGVRQSSLFEITRKSGLDDDSDIDLYEVEPSYQVASAAGLARLAPNGLLKQSSSVDVACLKPSLVRMLKTAEQHFGKKMIITSGYRSPERNRAVRGARNSMHMHCAAVDVVMPGIEKHRLAAYMRALPGRGGVGTYCHISAIHVDVGPERDWNWRCRARKG from the coding sequence TTGACGACCATCGCACCGCGTCTCGGCAGGAAGAGGCTGCACAGCATCTGCGTGGTTGCGGCCGCCGCCTTCGCCGCATCCTGTTCGGTGACCGGCGAAGATTCGCCGCGGGCCGGGGCTCCCGGCTTCGGTTCCGCGCTCGCCTCCGTCCTGAGCGAGGCGAAGGGGCAGATCGCCGCGGACGGCGAGGGAGAGCGGGCCGCCACGAGTTTCGCCGGCGCCGAAAGCGGCGCGCAGCCGCCGGTCACGGGCGCCAGCGAAGCCGGACTGCCGGCGGCCGTCGGGTTCGTGCCCGCCGAAAACCCGGCCACGCGCACCGCGACCGCGGCACCGCAAACGGCCGCCGCTCCGGTCGAACCGGCAAGGCGGCCAGCGGCCGAAACGCCTGCCCCGGCGACCGCGGCAACGACCGATCCGTCGGAGCCGCCTGCCGCCGCCGGCAAACGCGGCTTCCTCGCCTCGCTCTTCTCGTCCGATCCGGCAGCAGCCGCAGCCGCGCCGCGGCCGGTGACCGGGCTCGACGACAAGCCGAAGGACGATTCGCCCGTCGAGCCGACGAAACCGCTCGTCAAGCTCGCCTCGACCGGCAAGCCGGGCGAATCACGGCGGGTGTTCTCCGACGACCCCCTGCCCGGCGTGCGTCAGTCGTCGCTGTTCGAGATCACCCGCAAATCGGGCCTGGACGACGATTCGGATATCGACCTCTACGAGGTCGAGCCTTCCTACCAGGTCGCGTCGGCGGCTGGTCTCGCCCGCCTCGCGCCGAACGGGCTCCTGAAGCAGTCGTCGAGCGTCGACGTCGCCTGCCTGAAGCCGTCGCTGGTGCGCATGCTCAAGACGGCCGAGCAGCATTTCGGCAAGAAGATGATCATCACGTCCGGCTATCGCAGCCCCGAGCGCAACCGCGCGGTCCGCGGCGCGCGCAATTCCATGCATATGCACTGTGCGGCGGTCGACGTCGTGATGCCGGGAATCGAAAAGCACCGGCTCGCCGCCTACATGCGCGCCCTGCCCGGGCGCGGCGGCGTCGGCACCTATTGCCACATCTCCGCGATCCACGTCGACGTCGGACCCGAACGCGACTGGAACTGGCGCTGCCGCGCCCGCAAGGGCTGA
- the sufC gene encoding Fe-S cluster assembly ATPase SufC, giving the protein MLEIRNLHARIAETGTEIIRGLDLTVRDGEVAAIMGPNGSGKSTLSYILAGRDDYEVTEGEILFNGQSILGMDPAERAASGVFLAFQYPLEIPGVATMEFLKVALNAQRKARGEPELKIPDLLKKVREAAGRLNMDMAMLKRPLNVGFSGGEKKRAEILQMSLLEPKLCVLDETDSGLDIDALKVVADGVNALRAPDRSMVVITHYQRLLDYIVPDTVHVLYKGRVIKSGDKSLALDLEQNGYADIIGEAA; this is encoded by the coding sequence ATGCTTGAAATCAGAAACCTCCACGCCCGCATCGCCGAGACCGGCACGGAGATCATTCGCGGGCTCGACCTGACCGTCAGGGACGGCGAGGTCGCCGCGATCATGGGGCCGAACGGCTCGGGCAAGTCGACCTTGTCCTACATCCTCGCGGGCCGCGACGACTACGAGGTCACCGAGGGCGAGATCCTGTTCAACGGGCAGTCCATCCTCGGGATGGACCCGGCCGAGCGCGCCGCTTCCGGAGTCTTCCTGGCGTTCCAGTATCCGCTGGAAATCCCCGGCGTCGCGACCATGGAGTTCCTCAAGGTCGCGCTCAACGCGCAGCGCAAGGCGCGCGGCGAGCCGGAGCTGAAAATTCCGGACCTCCTGAAGAAGGTTCGCGAGGCGGCCGGCCGGCTCAACATGGACATGGCCATGCTGAAGCGCCCGCTCAACGTCGGCTTTTCCGGCGGCGAGAAGAAGCGCGCCGAGATCCTGCAGATGTCGCTGCTCGAGCCGAAGCTCTGCGTGCTCGACGAGACCGATTCCGGGCTCGACATCGACGCGCTGAAGGTGGTGGCCGACGGCGTCAACGCGCTGCGCGCGCCCGACCGCTCGATGGTGGTCATCACGCACTACCAGCGCCTGCTCGACTACATCGTGCCGGACACGGTGCACGTGCTCTACAAGGGCCGGGTCATCAAGTCGGGAGACAAGTCGCTGGCGCTCGACCTCGAGCAGAACGGTTACGCCGACATCATCGGCGAGGCGGCATAG
- the sufB gene encoding Fe-S cluster assembly protein SufB: protein MPAVQETIEQVRRIDVDQYKYGFESFIEMDKAPKGLSEDTIRFISAKKDEPAWMLEWRLQAYRRWLTLEEPTWARVDYPKIDFQDLYYYAAPKNQSGPKSLDEVDPELLRVYEKLGIPLKEQEILAGVQKDATGEEAGDNVYKSGRVAVDAVFDSVSVVTTFKKELARAGVIFCSISEAIREHPELVQKYLGSVVPVSDNYYATLNSAVFTDGSFVFVPKGVRCPMELSTYFRINEKNTGQFERTLIIAEEGAYVSYLEGCTAPQRDENQLHAAVVELVALDDAEIKYSTVQNWYPGDKDGKGGIYNFVTKRGDCRGDRSKISWTQVETGSAITWKYPSCILRGDDSRGEFYSIAVSNGHQQVDSGTKMIHLGKNTSSRIISKGISAGKSNNTYRGQVSAHRKATNARNFTQCDSLLIGNDCGAHTVPYIEAKNATAKFEHEATTSKISEDQLFYVMQRGIPEEEAVALIVGGFVREVIQELPMEFAVEAQKLIGISLEGSVG, encoded by the coding sequence ATGCCTGCCGTGCAGGAGACGATCGAACAGGTCCGCCGTATCGACGTGGACCAGTACAAATACGGATTCGAATCCTTCATCGAAATGGACAAGGCCCCCAAGGGCCTGTCCGAGGACACGATCCGTTTCATTTCGGCCAAGAAGGACGAGCCGGCCTGGATGCTGGAGTGGCGCCTGCAGGCCTATCGCCGCTGGCTGACGCTCGAGGAGCCGACCTGGGCGCGCGTCGACTATCCGAAGATCGACTTCCAGGATCTCTACTACTATGCCGCGCCGAAGAACCAGTCCGGGCCGAAGTCGCTCGACGAGGTCGATCCCGAACTGTTGCGCGTCTACGAGAAGCTCGGCATTCCGCTGAAGGAGCAGGAGATCCTTGCCGGCGTGCAGAAGGACGCGACCGGCGAGGAAGCCGGCGACAACGTCTACAAGTCGGGCCGCGTGGCCGTCGACGCCGTCTTCGATTCGGTCTCGGTCGTCACCACCTTCAAGAAGGAACTGGCCAGGGCGGGCGTCATCTTCTGTTCGATCTCGGAAGCGATCCGCGAACATCCCGAACTGGTGCAGAAATATCTCGGTTCCGTCGTCCCGGTCTCCGACAACTACTATGCGACGCTGAATTCGGCCGTCTTCACCGACGGCTCCTTCGTCTTCGTGCCGAAGGGCGTGCGCTGCCCGATGGAACTGTCGACCTATTTCCGCATCAACGAGAAGAACACCGGCCAGTTCGAGCGCACCCTGATCATCGCCGAGGAGGGGGCCTACGTCTCCTATCTCGAAGGCTGCACGGCGCCGCAGCGCGACGAGAACCAGCTGCACGCCGCCGTGGTCGAGCTCGTCGCGCTCGACGACGCCGAGATCAAGTATTCCACGGTGCAGAACTGGTACCCGGGCGACAAGGACGGCAAGGGCGGCATCTACAACTTCGTCACCAAGCGCGGCGACTGCCGCGGCGACCGGTCGAAGATCTCGTGGACGCAGGTCGAGACCGGCTCTGCCATCACCTGGAAGTACCCGTCCTGCATCCTGCGCGGCGACGACAGCCGCGGCGAGTTCTACTCGATCGCGGTGTCGAACGGACACCAGCAGGTCGATTCGGGCACCAAGATGATCCATCTCGGCAAGAACACGTCGAGCCGCATCATTTCCAAGGGCATCTCGGCCGGCAAGTCGAACAACACCTATCGCGGCCAGGTCTCGGCCCACCGCAAGGCCACGAACGCGCGCAACTTCACCCAGTGCGATTCGCTTCTGATCGGCAACGACTGCGGCGCGCACACCGTGCCCTACATCGAGGCCAAGAACGCCACGGCGAAGTTCGAGCACGAGGCGACCACGTCGAAGATTTCGGAAGACCAGCTGTTCTACGTCATGCAGCGCGGCATCCCGGAGGAGGAGGCCGTAGCCCTGATCGTCGGCGGCTTCGTGCGCGAGGTCATCCAGGAACTGCCGATGGAATTCGCGGTGGAAGCGCAGAAGCTGATCGGGATCTCGCTGGAGGGGAGCGTGGGGTGA
- the map gene encoding type I methionyl aminopeptidase: MVTYQDAALAPLKNTGQIRLYDEASFEGMRKACQLTARALDELASRVAPGVTTEEIDRFVFEFGMDHGALPATLNYRGYTKSSCTSINHVVCHGIPDSKPLREGDILNIDVTYILDGWHGDSSRMYPVGRIKRAAERLLEVTHESMMRGIAAVVPGARTGAIGAAIQSFAEAERCSVVRDFCGHGVGRLFHDAPNILHYGSRNEGVEMRPGMIFTIEPMINLGRPHVKVLSDGWTAVTRDRSLSAQYEHTVGVTSTGCEIFTLSPGGLDRPGLPEAA, translated from the coding sequence ATGGTCACATATCAGGATGCCGCGCTCGCGCCGCTGAAGAACACCGGCCAGATCCGGCTCTACGACGAGGCGTCGTTCGAGGGCATGCGCAAGGCCTGCCAGCTGACGGCGCGTGCGCTGGACGAACTGGCGAGCCGCGTGGCGCCCGGGGTGACGACGGAGGAGATCGATCGTTTCGTCTTCGAGTTCGGCATGGACCACGGCGCGCTGCCCGCCACGCTCAACTACCGCGGCTACACGAAGTCCTCCTGCACCTCCATCAACCACGTCGTCTGCCACGGCATTCCCGATTCGAAGCCGCTGCGCGAGGGCGACATCCTCAACATCGACGTGACCTACATCCTCGACGGATGGCATGGCGATTCCTCGCGCATGTATCCGGTCGGCCGGATCAAGCGCGCAGCCGAGCGGCTGCTCGAGGTGACCCACGAATCGATGATGCGCGGCATCGCCGCCGTCGTGCCCGGCGCCCGCACCGGCGCCATCGGCGCGGCGATCCAGTCCTTCGCGGAGGCCGAGCGCTGCTCGGTGGTGCGCGACTTCTGCGGCCATGGCGTCGGCCGGCTGTTCCACGACGCGCCGAACATCCTGCACTACGGCAGCCGCAACGAGGGCGTCGAGATGCGGCCCGGCATGATCTTCACCATCGAACCGATGATCAATCTCGGCCGCCCGCACGTGAAGGTGCTGTCGGACGGCTGGACGGCGGTGACGCGCGACCGTTCGCTGTCGGCGCAGTACGAGCACACGGTGGGCGTCACGTCGACCGGCTGCGAGATTTTCACCCTCTCGCCGGGCGGGCTCGACCGGCCGGGTCTGCCCGAGGCGGCCTGA
- a CDS encoding GIY-YIG nuclease family protein produces the protein MASQRNGTLYIGVTSDLQGRAYEHRTSARPGFTSRHGCHRLVWYERHDNIIEAIAREKELKTWRRSWKLYLIEGFNGEWDDLFETCYERDNPSEAIRARSVIFRQVD, from the coding sequence ATGGCATCCCAAAGAAACGGAACGCTATACATCGGAGTGACGAGCGATCTGCAGGGACGTGCCTACGAGCATCGAACGTCCGCGCGACCCGGGTTTACGAGCAGACACGGCTGTCATCGCCTCGTCTGGTACGAACGGCACGACAACATCATTGAGGCGATTGCCCGGGAGAAGGAACTGAAGACCTGGCGGCGGTCCTGGAAGCTTTATCTGATCGAGGGGTTCAACGGTGAATGGGATGACCTTTTCGAGACGTGCTACGAGCGGGACAACCCGTCCGAGGCGATCAGGGCGAGATCGGTTATCTTCCGGCAAGTGGACTAA
- a CDS encoding SUF system Fe-S cluster assembly protein: MTDQTAPVPAMPADTIEASSAIPADELARLTDDIVGALKTVYDPEIPADIYELGLIYKIDIEDDRQVRIDMTLTAPGCPVAGEMPGWVENAVGSVEGVSGVAVSMVFDPPWTPDRMSEEAQVAVGWY; the protein is encoded by the coding sequence ATGACAGACCAGACTGCACCGGTTCCCGCCATGCCCGCCGACACGATCGAGGCGTCCTCCGCCATTCCCGCCGACGAGCTCGCGCGGCTGACCGACGACATCGTCGGTGCGCTGAAGACCGTCTACGACCCGGAGATTCCCGCCGACATCTACGAGCTCGGCCTGATCTACAAGATCGACATCGAGGACGACCGTCAGGTCAGGATCGACATGACGCTGACGGCGCCCGGATGCCCGGTGGCCGGCGAGATGCCGGGCTGGGTCGAGAATGCCGTCGGCTCGGTGGAAGGCGTCTCCGGCGTCGCGGTGTCGATGGTCTTCGATCCGCCCTGGACGCCCGACCGCATGTCCGAAGAGGCGCAGGTCGCCGTCGGCTGGTACTGA